The genomic stretch GACTTTTTTCTCTAAACGGATGGTCTCCATCGCGGTAACAAGACGTGATTTCACGACTTGATACGGAATTTCCGTAATCACAATTTGCTGTTTACCGCCGCGAAGATTCTCGATATCTGTCTTGGAACGGATATAGATACGACCTTTTCCCGTACGGTACGCATCAAGGATTCCTTCACCGCCCATAATAATGCCGCCTGTCGGAAAATCAGGACCTTTAATGAAAGTCATGATCTCATCAAGCTCGATCGAAGGTTTTTCCATCACCGCAATACAAGCATCAATGACTTCTCTTAAATTGTGAGTAGGAATCTCAGTCGCAAAACCTGATGAAATTCCGCTCGCCCCATTAACCAACAAGTTTGGATAGCGGGAAGGAAGCACCACAGGTTCCTTCGCCGTATTATCGAAATTGTCTTTAAAAAGAACGGTGCGTTTCTCAATATCACGCAAGATCTCCATAGCAATAGGTGATAATCTGGCTTCCGTATAACGCATTGCAGCAGCCGGATCATCATCTTGTGAACCCCAGTTACCGTGGCCGTCAACCAGTACATGGCCCATTTTCCATGGCTGTGCCATACGTACCATCCCATCATAGATGGAGGAATCACCGTGGGGATGATAATTCCCCATTACGTCCCCTACTGTTTTGGCTGATTTCCGGTACGGTTTGTCAGGCGTATTATGGGAATCATACATCGCATACAAAATTCGTCTTTGTACAGGTTTTAGTCCATCTCGTACATCGGGAATGGCTCTATCTTGAATTATATATTTAGAATACCGGCCAAAGCGATCACCAACGACTTCTTCTAAAAATGCCGGTAAAAATTGTTCTGGTAAACTCATTCAAAGCACCTTCTATTCTTCGTACTCTGTAAAATCAACATTTTCTACAATCCAGCGTTTACGCGGATCTACTTTGTCACCCATCAGGGTGGATACTCTTTTTTCTGCTTTTGCTGCATCCTCGATCTGCACTTGCAATAAGGTTCTGGACTCTGGATTCATTGTCGTTTCCCACAATTGATCTGGATTCATTTCACCAAGCCCCTTGTATCTTTGCAGTTCGAAACCTTTTCCAAATTCTTTTAAATAATCTTGCAGTTGTTCGTCAGTCCATGCATATCTTGAAGTCTGCTGCTTACCGGATTTACGGGAAATTTTATAAAGCGGCGGCTGAGCAATATAGACTCTGCCTGCATCAATGAGCGGTTTCATGTAACGATAGAAAAATGTAAGTAAGAGGACCTGAATATGCGCTCCATCCGTATCGGCATCCGTCATAATGATAATTTTGGAATAATTGCTGTCTTCTACGGCAAATTCTGTTCCAATGCCTGCACCAATTGCTGCTGTAATGGCACGATACTCTTCATTTTTCATAATGTCGGCAAGTTTCGCCTTCTCGGGATTCATCGGCTTCCCTTTTAGCGGCAATATCGCCTGGATCTTCGAATCTCTTCCCTGTTTCGCGGAACCGCCGGCAGAGTCTCCCTCAACGATAAACAGTTCGTTTTTTGTAAAATCTTTGGACTGAGCTGGAGTCAGCTTGCCTCCTAGATTCGAACTTTCACTGCGTTTTTTGCCGGTACGCATATCGTCTCTTGCTTTACGAGCAGCCTCGCGTGCTTTTGATGCCTGCACTGCTTTTCTAATCAGTGTCTGTGCAACTTGTGGATTTTCTTCTAAAAACCGCTGTAAATTCTCGGTCACGACCTGATCTACTGTACTTCTGGCTGATGCGCTTCCGAGCTGGTCTTTGGTCTGTCCTACAAATTCAACTTCAGACATCTTGACGCTGATTACCGCCATCATGCCTTCTCTTAAATCATTACCTTCTAGATTCTTATCTTTTTCTTTAATCATACTTGTTCGACGAGCGTAATCATTCATCACCCGTGTGTACGCCGTTTTAAATCCCGTTTCGTGCGTACCTCCGCCTCTGGTCGGAATGGAGTTTACGAAGGAAGCTATGGTTTCGGTATAACCCGCATTATATTGAATCGCAATTTCGACTTCGATATCATCCTTTTCCGCATTGAAATGGATAACTTCATTTAAGACGTCTTTGCCTTCATTCAAATATTCAACAAACTGCTTTGCTCCGCCTTCGTAATAGAACTCATCCATTTTGCCTGAACGATCATCCTTCAGCACGATCCTGAGACCTGAGTTCAGAAAAGCAATCTCCTGAAGACGCTCGGACAATGTATCATAGCTAAGTGCAATTCCGTTTTTGAATACCCTGCTGTCCGGTTTAAATGTCACTTTCGTTCCGGTACGGTTCGTATTTCCAAGCACCTCAAGCCCTGTTACCGGTTCACCGACATGCTCTTTCCCTTTCTTGTCTACCCAGTATTCAAAGCGCATCCGGTGAATTTTACCTTCACGATAAATCTCAACTTCAAGCCATTCAGACAAAGCATTGGTAACCGAGGCGCCTACTCCGTGCAAGCCACCCGATTTTTTATATCCGCCACCGCCAAATTTACCGCCTGCATGGAGAATCGTGTATACGACCTGAGGAGTAGGTACTCCTGTCTTGTGCATCCCTGTCGGAATACCGCGTCCATTATCAGTAACGGTAACTGAACCATCCTTATGTAGCGATATTTCAATTTTATTACAATACTTAGCTAAATGTTCATCGACAGCATTGTCGACAATCTCCCATACTAAATGGTGCAAGCCTGAATTACTTGTGCTACCAATATACATCCCTGGTCTTTTCCGTACTGCAACAAGTCCTTCCAGCACCTGAATATCATCAGCGCCATAACCGGCTTCTATATCTTTGCCGGAAACTCCAGCAGATAGATCCATTTCCTGGGCCATAAATGCTCCCCCTCTTATGCCTTCACTCATTTATGAATGATCACACTTTTAGAATATTAATATATTTCACAGTACAAGCGGATCTTCTCTATAGAATTCCTTCAAAACATCTATAGACAAATTATGGAAACCTATTCTGTTTTTACCTTAAAACTCCGAAAAATGCAAACAGATGTTTTCTTATCCTTGTCCATTTTAATTCAAGATATCCCGTTTCGTAAAGACAAGGAATGAAACAACCAGTGCAAGGAGGCCCCAAACGGTAAGAACTCCAAGTGAAAATACCAAAGTCATTCCCTCAATCGGCGGCAAAGTGCCCGATAAGTAACCGGTGAGACCAAGGTTCACCATGAATAAATATTTGGCCGTGCTCCAAGACGAAGCCATATTCGTTAAAATACTTCCTGCAATCAGTGCAGCCATCATAATGACAATACTCGCAGAAGTACTTCTTACTAGAGTAGACACCATAAAAGACAGAATCGCAACGATGATGCTGACAAACCATAAAAGCCCAGACTGCATTAGTAAATACTTCCACTGGGGCACCATATGAACCTTTGACATATCCACATCCGAACCATGGATTTGAAAACCGGTAAAGATGGGCATCGTAAATCCTTTATATCCAAAAAAGAGCCCTGCTATAAGATAGCATATAACAAATACAGCAAGAACAAGAAGAGAAACGAATAAAAATAAAGTGAGGAGTTTACTTAATAGTATTTTCCATCTCCGAACAGGTCTCGTTAGCAGCATTTTAATCGTTCCCGATGTTCTCTCTCCAGATACAAGATCTGAAGCCATTGCAACCACAAGCAAAGGAATAAACAAGTTTATGGAATTGTTCATAAATACTCTTGTAAATGTAACCCCGCTAGGCTCATTCGGATTGAGATCATGCTCAAGATAATACTGAAGCTGCTGAATATAAATTCTGCGATATTTCTTCCATTCCTCTGGTACCCGGTCACTTCCGAGTGAATTCTGATTATCCGTGATTGCTTGCTGCATTTCAAGCCGCCAGTCATTTCCAAACTTTTCGCGTTTTGATTCAGACTCTTTCATCTGAGCATAGGTAAACATCGGCGTTAATACAAGCAAAACAAGTATAATCACGTAAAATCTTTTTTTCTTGATCATTTTAATGGTCTCGTTCTTAACCAAGGGCAAGAGACTATTCAATAGATTCACCTTCTGTCATTCGTAAAAATAACTGTTCAAGTGTAGGATGTACCCTTTGTACTCCCTCCACTTTTACTCCCGCAATGACCATGGTTTTCACCATTTGTGATACGAGCTCCTCCGGCATCTCAGTAATGATCGCATTAGGTCCGAGATTTGCGATCAACGTGTCATCTAACATGGTTGTATCTCGCAGTCTCTTAATTTTCGGATGATTCGTTAACCAGCGAGCTCCCTCATCCAGTGGATTTAAGTTCCAAACCGTGATATTACTATGTTCTCCAATTAGTTCATCGACTTTACCTACCGTGAGCACTTCACCGTTATTAATAATAGCCACTCGGTCACACAGAAGCTGAATTTCACTAAGCAAATGACTGCTGACAAGAACGGCTAAACCTTCCTCAGCCAGTTTTTTAATAAAAGCCCTCAGTTCCTTGATCCCTTTGGGATCAAGACCATTCGTCGGTTCATCTAATATAAGTAGTTTTGGATTTCCTAGAAGCGCTTGAGCGATACCTAAGCGTTGGCGCATCCCCAAAGAGTATGTGCTCACTTTATCATGTATTCGCTGATCCAGTCCCACTGTCTTCGTAACATCATAAATCCGCTCCTCCGTAACGTCCGGAAGCATTCGTGCAAAATGTTCTAAATTCTCAAACCCTGTTAAATAATTATACATCTCGGGGTTTTCGACTATAGATCCTACATACCTCAGTGCTTGCTCAGGTTTTTGGTGGACAGGGTATCCACATACCTCCACAACCCCTTCTGTCGGTTTAATCAAATCAACAAGCATTCGGATGGTCGTTGTCTTACCCGCTCCATTTGGACCTAAAAACCCGAAGATTTCGCCAGCATGCACTTCAAAAGTAACATCTTTTATAATCCACTTACGCCCTATCTTTTTTTTCAGATGCTTTACAGATAATACGATTTCCTCTGACAGATATTCACTCATCGCCCATCTCCACCTTTTTTCCATGCCTGTCAGTGATGCCAAGCACCTCTACAATTCGTTCTGCCATCTCTTCATATCCCTGTGCATTCGGATGAAAATGGTCACTGGCAAGCAGCTGCGGCACATTGTTCTCAAACAGGTCAAATGTAGGCGCAAGCGCCATCTGATCATAGGTGCTTATCAGCTCAAGCACTTTACTGTTCCATGTGGTTACTACAGCATTCCCAACTTGTTTCAGATCTTTCAAATCATTAAAAGGATTATATAAACCAACATAAACAATCTTGGCATTAGGATTAATCTCCGCTATTTTTTTCAGCACGTTTTCGAGCGAATCGGAAGCTTTGGTTAAAAGCTCAAAGAGTGCAGCCGTGTCCGGGATATTGATATCTGCCGCTTGACCCGCCTGAGCACCTTGAAACAGATCATTTGCACCGATGGAGAGCAGAATAAGGTTAGATTGTTCGAGCGTATATTTCACCCCTGCTTCATCTAGCTCAGGAAGAAGTTTTTCCGCTGTAAGTCCGTTGATCGCTAAATTTGCTGTAACTCTAACTTCTTTTCCATCTTCTTTAAGCATACTGACAACCCGGCGAACAAACCCCTTTCCCTCATCATCTCCTGTCCCTTTGGCAAGCGAGTCACCAATAGCAGCAATTTTAATTTCTGTAGATTGTTCGATAGGGGAAGTGGTAGTTGTCTCTTTTTGTTCAGATATAAAATCAGTGTTACCTGAAGGGTTCACTATATCCTGAACGGCTATAATAAAGCCATAAATAAGTATGCATGTCACAATGATGGATACCGTACTTACAGTAATCCAAATTTTATTTGATGACTTCACAAAAACATTCCCTTCACGCTGTATTTACTTACAGTAACCATAAAACTTCCCGTCCTTATTTGCAAATCAATGCCCTCTCCTCTTTACTATCTGCCATTAAATGAAAAAAAAGACCTCCAACAATCGTGGAGATCTCAAAATAACTTCAAAATAGAATAGCACCTAAAAAAATATGGCATCTTGCATGTAAAGGTAAATCATAAGGTTATGATATTAGTCAAAGGTTAGAAATGTATTATTTTCCGACAAAAGCTTGCACCCAGTACCCGTTAACATATCCTACACCAATCAATGTAAAATTCTTATTCATGATATTTGCTTTGTGACCTGGGCTGTTCATCCAAGCTTTTACTACTTCTTCAGGTGTTTTTTGCCCTTTGGCAATGTTTTCACCCGCATATTTATAAGTGATACCAAACTTCTTCATCATATCAAATGGAGATCCATAAGTGGGAGACGTATGACTGAAATAGTTGTTATCATTCATGTCTTGGGCTTTGGCTACCGCCATTTTAGTAAGATTCGTGTGAATAACAAGCGGCTTGAGGCCAGCCTTTTCACGTTCTTTATTTACCAGTGACACGACTTCTTTTGCATAAGCAGATACAACAGACGAACTGCTTTGATCTTGACTTGTGCTGTTATTGCCCGTGCCACTGCTTGAATTGTTATTACCCGAACCTGATTGGGGTTTTTGTACGGTCCCTCCTATGTAACCATTCTGCTGCAGCCACTGCTGAATATATTTGCTATAACTTTGACCTTTTTGCGTAGATAGAGAATGAGCGGAAGCAAGTCCTGCTCCGGGAATCAACATTCCAGCTGCAAGAACAGCGGAAAGACTTCCTGCAATGATTGTTTTTTTAAGAACGTTCTTCTTCAAAATAATTCAACTCCTACTTTAATTATTACAATTTTGTAACTGTAATGATTAGGATTATATCAGCACTTTTTGAATTTGTTAACCCGTAAATAATGGAAATGGTTAAAAAGTCGTAACTTTTTGATAGAATAGCATCAGAATCGCTTTGTAATAAAAAACACAGAAAAATATTCCAAATTAAACGATGATATAACGAAATAGAAAAAACATAAAAAAACAACCTAATGGAAAAAGCCATTAGGTTGTTCATTATTTTTAAGTATGAATTCATTAAAAATGGAGTCTGTCTCGTATATATAGATTACAGCGACTTGCTGAACCGATACCCATGTTTGATAAAACCGATATGCTCGTAAAATGGATATGAGGATTTATGCTCATCCCGATTGCCTTCGATGATAAGCAGTTTCTCGCTTCCATGTTCACGTGCCCAACTCTCAGCCAACTCCAGTAGTCTACGCCCAATTCCTGCACCTCGGTGTGAATGACGGACGATAAGGGAAGTAATTTGTGTTGCTTGATTACGACTTGCATGAGATTGGATACACTGCAATCCTAGTAAACCAACGACTACCTTATCTACTTCCGCTACCAACATACAAGCTTTCTCGCTCGTTTGACTCATCTGAATGCGTTCCCTCATAACTCCAGGGGTAGCTGGATATCTGACCTCATGCATCAGACTCGTTACCGCATCCACATCGTGCAGTTCGCATGCTCGAATCGTCAGTACTGGGGCCTCTACATTACTTAACATGGTTAACCTCCACTTTCAACATATTTGCGGCTTGTTTTGCCGTATCTCGTGCTCTCTCTACATCGGGTGATGCACTTAATGCTACTGCCATTCTTCTTCCTACTTTAGTCTCAGGTTTTCCAAACAAACGGACCTGAGTTCTTGGTAAAGATAGTGCTTCAGACACGCCAAGAATTTTGTAGGATGATGTCTCTAAATCTGCTTTTAGTGTAGCAGAAGCTCCGGGTGTTAACAACTCCACACCGGTAACTGGAAAACCAAGTATTGCCCTTACATGGAGTGCAAATTCAGATAGGTCCTGCGTAACCATGGTTACCATTCCGGTATCATGAGGACGCGGAGAAACTTCACTAAATACAACTCCATCCTTCGTTAGAAAAAGTTCAACCCCAAATAAACCGTAACCCCCAAGTTTATCTGTAATCCTCTTAGCGATTTCTTTTGCTTCATTCAGCTGCTCTTCGCTCATCGGATGCGGTTGCCAAGATTCTATATAATCCCCATCTTTTTGGATATGTCCAATAGGTGGGCAAAATACCGTGCCAGATACAGAACGGACAGTCAGCAGGGTAATTTCACTTTCAAATTCAACAAATGCTTCGACAATGACTCGAGTCGATTTTGCTCTAGCACCCTCCAAGGCAGCATTCCAACTAGATTCAGCATCCTCATAGGTACGGCATACACTTTGACCTTTACCTGAAGAGCTCATCAGCGGTTTTACCACACATGGAGTTCCCAGTTCACGAACTGCGGCTTGCAGTGTTTCCAGACTATCAGCAAATCGATAAGCAGCAGTAGTAATACCAAGTTCCTCTGCTGCCAGGCGCCGGATTCCTTCCCGGTCCATCGTCAGTTTTGTTGCTCTAGCGGTTGGAACTACACGAAATCCTTCTTCTTCAAGCTGAATTAGTGCATCGGTTGCAATTGCTTCAATCTCAGGAACGATTACGTCGGGTTGCTCTTTCCGGACGATCTCTTGTAACAATTCTGCATCGAGCATATTAATACAGTATGACCTATGGGCGATTTGCATCGCAGGAGCATTATCGTAGCGATCAACTGCTATGGTCTCCACACCAAGTCTTTGGGCTTCGATAATGACTTCTTTTCCTAACTCTCCGCTGCCAAGCAGCAGCAACTTTTTGGCTTCAGCCGAAAAAGGAGCACCCCACATTCTCTCCCATCCCCCTATGTGAGAAATCTATTACATTTCTCTATTTTCAGGGTTATTGCGGCAGAATGCAAGAGTGCTCGACTTTTTTCTTGTGAATATTACATGGATTTTCGTTTTCTGACGATCAAAATTTACAAAAATCTGAATTGTGCTTCAATCAATCCATTATAAATTCCTTTTTGTTGGATTAGCTGTTGATGATTTCCTTGTTCTTTAATTTCACCATGATCCAGCACAATAATATTATCTGCATTCCGGATTGTCGAAAGACGGTGAGCGACCATAAAGGAAGTTCTTCCTTTTAGAAGCACTTTCAGTGCTTCTTGTATTTTTAGTTCTGTCTCTGTATCAATACTCGCGGTTGCTTCATCAAGGATTAAGATCCTCGGATCTGCCAGCAAGGCTCTCGCAAAGGACAGCAGCTGACGTTGGCCCATGGATAATACATTTCCCCGCTCTTCCACTTCTGTATCATATCCGCCGGGAAGTTTCACAATAAATTCATGAGCATTAACCGCTTTTGCAGCTGCCTCTACCTCTTCATCGGTCGCATCCAGGCGCCCGAACCTAATATTATCCCGAATGGTACCGGAGAAGATAAAGGTATCCTGAAGCACAATACCAATTTGACTTCGCAGACTGCGAATCGTCACATCCCTGATATCATAACCATCAATCGTCAGCTTGCCATCTGTTACATCGTAAAATCTGCTAAGCAGATTAATAATCGTACTTTTACCGGAACCAGTATGGCCAACGAGTGCAATGGACTGCCCTGCTTTGACGTCAAGATCAATTCCTTTGAGCGCCTGACGTCCTTTTTCATATTCAAAAACAATATGCTCGAATGTAATATCGCCTTTGATTGGAGGAATTGGAACTGCATTTGGCTTATCCGCAATACCAGGTTCTTCATCCATAAATTCAAAGATACGTTCTGAAGATGCCATCGCGACAAGAAGCTGATTATACATCTGGCCTAACCGGTTAATCGGATCCCAAAAGTTTCCGACATAGTTAGCAAAAGCGACCAGAAGACCAATACTAAGTTCACCCGATTGGATAAGAAACGCTCCGTACCAGAATAAGATTAAGGAGCCTACCCCGCCTGTTATTTCAATCAGCGGTCCAAAGGACTGGTTCATTGTCGAAGCTTTATTCCAAGATTTACGGCTCGTTGCATTCATTTGGTCAAAGAACTTCATGTTCTCTTCTTCTTGTGTATAAGCTTGAGTCACACGAATCCCCTGAATGGATTCATTAAGATGTGAATTAATTCGTGAATTTTTCATACGTACATCTTGCCATGCGCGGCGGATTCGAACTCTCAGTTTCGTCGATATTAGGAACATGACCGGCACGGTTAGAATCACGGCGAGCCCCAGTTTCCAGTTAATAAAGAGTAAAATGATCATAATTCCAACGAGCTGAACGCAGTCAATCATCAGGTTAACAACCCCGTTGGTGAACAAATCTTGCAAGGAGTTGATATCGTTGGTGATCCGAACCATTACGGAACCAGCTGGTCTTTTATCAAAAAAGGAAAATGATAATTTCTGTATATGTTTAAATAAATCCGTTCTAAGGTCGTAAATAACCCGTTGTCCTATGATATTCGTATATTTAATTCGGTAAGTAGCTGCTGCCCACTGAATAATATATAGAAGCAAAATCCCCCCTGCAATAAAGTATAGCAGCTTGAGACTCGGTGACCCTTCAGCCGGTGCAATCGCTTTATCGATGGCAAGACTCGTCAGGTACGGCACGGTCAATTTTGTAATGGTTCCAAGGATCATCATAACTATAACGATCGGCAGTAACTGTTTTGCATAAGGTTTCATATACGAGAACAACCGAGTGAACTCGCCCCAGTTAAACGGCTTCTCGATTATCTCATCATCTTGATAGACAAATCGTTCTTGGTTTTTATTTTCCTTTGCTCTTGGAATCTTCTTGCTTTCTGCTGCTGTATCTGCACTCATGAGTTCACCTGCTTTCCGGGTGCCTGCTGCTCACGAGCGATATGATCCGCATACTGAATATGATAGACATCTTGGTATTGACCAGGAACTCTAATCAGTTCGTCATGCGTTCCTCGTTGAACTACGTGACCTTCA from Paenibacillus polygoni encodes the following:
- a CDS encoding ABC transporter ATP-binding protein, whose protein sequence is MSEYLSEEIVLSVKHLKKKIGRKWIIKDVTFEVHAGEIFGFLGPNGAGKTTTIRMLVDLIKPTEGVVEVCGYPVHQKPEQALRYVGSIVENPEMYNYLTGFENLEHFARMLPDVTEERIYDVTKTVGLDQRIHDKVSTYSLGMRQRLGIAQALLGNPKLLILDEPTNGLDPKGIKELRAFIKKLAEEGLAVLVSSHLLSEIQLLCDRVAIINNGEVLTVGKVDELIGEHSNITVWNLNPLDEGARWLTNHPKIKRLRDTTMLDDTLIANLGPNAIITEMPEELVSQMVKTMVIAGVKVEGVQRVHPTLEQLFLRMTEGESIE
- the purT gene encoding formate-dependent phosphoribosylglycinamide formyltransferase, which produces MWGAPFSAEAKKLLLLGSGELGKEVIIEAQRLGVETIAVDRYDNAPAMQIAHRSYCINMLDAELLQEIVRKEQPDVIVPEIEAIATDALIQLEEEGFRVVPTARATKLTMDREGIRRLAAEELGITTAAYRFADSLETLQAAVRELGTPCVVKPLMSSSGKGQSVCRTYEDAESSWNAALEGARAKSTRVIVEAFVEFESEITLLTVRSVSGTVFCPPIGHIQKDGDYIESWQPHPMSEEQLNEAKEIAKRITDKLGGYGLFGVELFLTKDGVVFSEVSPRPHDTGMVTMVTQDLSEFALHVRAILGFPVTGVELLTPGASATLKADLETSSYKILGVSEALSLPRTQVRLFGKPETKVGRRMAVALSASPDVERARDTAKQAANMLKVEVNHVK
- a CDS encoding GDSL-type esterase/lipase family protein, with the protein product MKSSNKIWITVSTVSIIVTCILIYGFIIAVQDIVNPSGNTDFISEQKETTTTSPIEQSTEIKIAAIGDSLAKGTGDDEGKGFVRRVVSMLKEDGKEVRVTANLAINGLTAEKLLPELDEAGVKYTLEQSNLILLSIGANDLFQGAQAGQAADINIPDTAALFELLTKASDSLENVLKKIAEINPNAKIVYVGLYNPFNDLKDLKQVGNAVVTTWNSKVLELISTYDQMALAPTFDLFENNVPQLLASDHFHPNAQGYEEMAERIVEVLGITDRHGKKVEMGDE
- a CDS encoding CAP domain-containing protein, which produces MKKNVLKKTIIAGSLSAVLAAGMLIPGAGLASAHSLSTQKGQSYSKYIQQWLQQNGYIGGTVQKPQSGSGNNNSSSGTGNNSTSQDQSSSSVVSAYAKEVVSLVNKEREKAGLKPLVIHTNLTKMAVAKAQDMNDNNYFSHTSPTYGSPFDMMKKFGITYKYAGENIAKGQKTPEEVVKAWMNSPGHKANIMNKNFTLIGVGYVNGYWVQAFVGK
- a CDS encoding GNAT family N-acetyltransferase, translating into MLSNVEAPVLTIRACELHDVDAVTSLMHEVRYPATPGVMRERIQMSQTSEKACMLVAEVDKVVVGLLGLQCIQSHASRNQATQITSLIVRHSHRGAGIGRRLLELAESWAREHGSEKLLIIEGNRDEHKSSYPFYEHIGFIKHGYRFSKSL
- a CDS encoding ABC transporter permease — protein: MNSLLPLVKNETIKMIKKKRFYVIILVLLVLTPMFTYAQMKESESKREKFGNDWRLEMQQAITDNQNSLGSDRVPEEWKKYRRIYIQQLQYYLEHDLNPNEPSGVTFTRVFMNNSINLFIPLLVVAMASDLVSGERTSGTIKMLLTRPVRRWKILLSKLLTLFLFVSLLVLAVFVICYLIAGLFFGYKGFTMPIFTGFQIHGSDVDMSKVHMVPQWKYLLMQSGLLWFVSIIVAILSFMVSTLVRSTSASIVIMMAALIAGSILTNMASSWSTAKYLFMVNLGLTGYLSGTLPPIEGMTLVFSLGVLTVWGLLALVVSFLVFTKRDILN
- a CDS encoding ABC transporter ATP-binding protein; amino-acid sequence: MSADTAAESKKIPRAKENKNQERFVYQDDEIIEKPFNWGEFTRLFSYMKPYAKQLLPIVIVMMILGTITKLTVPYLTSLAIDKAIAPAEGSPSLKLLYFIAGGILLLYIIQWAAATYRIKYTNIIGQRVIYDLRTDLFKHIQKLSFSFFDKRPAGSVMVRITNDINSLQDLFTNGVVNLMIDCVQLVGIMIILLFINWKLGLAVILTVPVMFLISTKLRVRIRRAWQDVRMKNSRINSHLNESIQGIRVTQAYTQEEENMKFFDQMNATSRKSWNKASTMNQSFGPLIEITGGVGSLILFWYGAFLIQSGELSIGLLVAFANYVGNFWDPINRLGQMYNQLLVAMASSERIFEFMDEEPGIADKPNAVPIPPIKGDITFEHIVFEYEKGRQALKGIDLDVKAGQSIALVGHTGSGKSTIINLLSRFYDVTDGKLTIDGYDIRDVTIRSLRSQIGIVLQDTFIFSGTIRDNIRFGRLDATDEEVEAAAKAVNAHEFIVKLPGGYDTEVEERGNVLSMGQRQLLSFARALLADPRILILDEATASIDTETELKIQEALKVLLKGRTSFMVAHRLSTIRNADNIIVLDHGEIKEQGNHQQLIQQKGIYNGLIEAQFRFL
- the parE gene encoding DNA topoisomerase IV subunit B, which gives rise to MAQEMDLSAGVSGKDIEAGYGADDIQVLEGLVAVRKRPGMYIGSTSNSGLHHLVWEIVDNAVDEHLAKYCNKIEISLHKDGSVTVTDNGRGIPTGMHKTGVPTPQVVYTILHAGGKFGGGGYKKSGGLHGVGASVTNALSEWLEVEIYREGKIHRMRFEYWVDKKGKEHVGEPVTGLEVLGNTNRTGTKVTFKPDSRVFKNGIALSYDTLSERLQEIAFLNSGLRIVLKDDRSGKMDEFYYEGGAKQFVEYLNEGKDVLNEVIHFNAEKDDIEVEIAIQYNAGYTETIASFVNSIPTRGGGTHETGFKTAYTRVMNDYARRTSMIKEKDKNLEGNDLREGMMAVISVKMSEVEFVGQTKDQLGSASARSTVDQVVTENLQRFLEENPQVAQTLIRKAVQASKAREAARKARDDMRTGKKRSESSNLGGKLTPAQSKDFTKNELFIVEGDSAGGSAKQGRDSKIQAILPLKGKPMNPEKAKLADIMKNEEYRAITAAIGAGIGTEFAVEDSNYSKIIIMTDADTDGAHIQVLLLTFFYRYMKPLIDAGRVYIAQPPLYKISRKSGKQQTSRYAWTDEQLQDYLKEFGKGFELQRYKGLGEMNPDQLWETTMNPESRTLLQVQIEDAAKAEKRVSTLMGDKVDPRKRWIVENVDFTEYEE